In Garra rufa unplaced genomic scaffold, GarRuf1.0 hap1_unplaced_403, whole genome shotgun sequence, the genomic window aactgttttctatttgaatatattgtaagaATGTtagttattcctgtgattttaaaccagaatttttagcattactccagtcacatgatccttcagaaataattttaatgttctgatttgcagctcaaaaataacttttatcattattatgaaaacagctgggtagaacttcctcaggtttctttgatgcatagaaagttcagaagaacagcatttgtttgaaatagaaatcttttgtaacattataaatgtctttatcatcacttttaatcaatttaaagcatccttgctaaataaaggtattaatgttttttcccaaaaagaaaaaagaattctgACTCCAActtactcaactattttaaatattgataatattgataataataataataatcataataaatgtttttgaactgcaaattaacatattagaatgatttctgaaggatcatgtgacactagagactggagtaatgatgctgaaaaaatagctgcgatcacaggaataaattacagtttaacatctattcaaatagaaagcagttattttaaatagtacaattttaaaatatttttactgttttgctgtaatttggatcaaataaatgcaggcttagtgagcagaagagaagttTTATAAAAactttacaaatcttactgttcaaaacgtagtgtatattgtattattataatgtaaaacatttctattgtgaataaatgctgttatttttaactgtTTATTCATGAGAGAATCCTAAAAAGAGTATTACAAGTTCCAaagaaatatttggcagcacaactgttgccaacatagataattctaataataaatcagcatatcagaatgatttctgaaggatcatgtgacacttaaacctggagtaatggctgatgaaaattcagctttgcatcaaaggaataaattagattttaaagtatattaaaatagaaaccagtaTTTTGTATTgttataacattttgcaatataaatgtttttttttctgtatttttgattaaataattgcAGCCATTGTCGTGGAGCAAAGATGATGAATTTTCTCAATGAAGTCAATAAGGCTCGAAAAGCAGAGTTCCAGATGTCAAAAAATAAGACTTTATTGAACAAAGCAACAAAGCCGAGACAACGGTCACCGCATCTAGTCTCTGTCTGTCCGGGTATCCATACTTATACCTATCCATGCTACCCAAAATTGGTAATTCCGTTTTTTTATTGGTTATGCCTGTCTGGTTCGCCACAATTAATTACTAGCCCACCTGGCCCATTTTTTAATGGTGGAATTTGGCTAGATCAgccatttttaaaataacttttattccGCCGCCTCCAATTGGTTGGAGGTGGTCACATGGGTCATACATCAAACCTGTTTACATGTATCTGTCATATGTTGGAAGTCACCCAAAGTTCATTGGTTCACTTAAGTTCACTGGTACAGTCCAGTGGAAACCACCGGTGCTGCCCCACAGCATACACATACAGTTCAATCTGTGTTGAGACATCCAGTATTGTAATAATCAGCATTTTGATCAATCTATTGATTATAGTTATAATCATACATCATTTGTTTAAGTATATAAGTATAATAATATCATACTGAGTAAAATAGCACAATATATTTTTGAGGATACACAATACCATGGGAAGCATaacagactttaaaaaacattacaagtcttactggtcccaaacttttgaatggaagcgTATGCCAACTTGATATAACGTACCAAGTTAGCATATATTTAAATCTATTAATGATATTGTTAAAATGAattcagtaataataatatatgtacagtcgtggccaaaagttttgagaattacataaatattggaaattggaaaagttgctgcttaagtttttataatagcaatttgcatatactccagaatgttatgaagagtgatcagatgaattgcatagtccttctttgccatggaaattaacttaatcccgaaaaaaactttccactgcattgttaagaaggcttcaggacgtccaagaaagtccagcaagcgccaggatcgtctcctaaagaggattcagctgcgggatcggagtgccaccagtgcagagcttgcttaggaatggcagcaggcaggtgtgagcgcatctgcacacacagtgaggccaagacttttggaagatggcctggtgtcaagaagggcagcaaagaagccacttctctccaaaaaaaacatcagggacagattgatcttctgcaaaaagcatggcgaatggactgctgaggactgggacaaagtcatattctctgacgatgactctttctgattgtttggggcatctggaaaaaggcttgtctggagaagaaaaggtgagcgctaccatcagtcctgtgtcatgccaacagtaaagcaccctgagaccattcatgtgtggggttgcttctcatccaagggagtgggctcactcacaattttgcccaaaacacagccatgaataaagaatggtaccaaaacaccctccaacagcaacttcttccaacaatccaacaacagtttggtgaagaacaatgcattttccagcacgatggagcaccgtgccataaggcaaaagtgataactaccGGTAAGTgtctcggggaccaaaacgttgacattttgggtccatggcctggaaactccccagatcttaaaacttgtggtcagtcctcaagaggcgggtggacaaacaaaaacccactaattctgacaaactccaagaagtgattatgaaagaatgggttgctatcagtcaggatttggcccagaagttgattgagagcatgcccagtccaattgcagaggtcctgaaaaagaagggccaacactgcaaaaactgactctttgcataaatgtcatgtaattgtcgataaaagcctttgaaacgtatgaagtgcttgtaattatatttcagtacatcacagaaacaactgaaacaaagatctaaaagcagttgagcagcaaactttgtgaaaactagtatttgtgtcattctcaaatcttttggccacgactgtacatttaaatatttttaagtcATGCCCTTTGGACGTTTtctgagaaccactgatctatgaCATGCTCGATCTCAACACAAGAACTCTGTCGCATTTTAATCTAAAGGCATGAATTACACTCACAAATGTACTCATATTCTAGcaatgcaattttaatttttggtcaTGGCTTTCTGAAATGTattgtcacaagggggcgctaaTCTTTAAGTCTAAATCTGTCCTAATAAAAGTGAATATTTTCAATTATGTTATTACATTATTACACTGTGCCTCAGCTCTGTATAAGAATGCTGATCTGATGTGGAAGCAGAGTGTGTGGACCTCAACGATTTGCAGTCACCTAGCAACCAAACACCTGAGAGAGGGGGGGCTGCTCACACTGGCGGGGGCTAAAGCAGCACTGGGTCCAACAGCAGGTGTGTGTGCTTATATTTACTGCTTGACATTTAGagcatttttaatacatttttatagttttacacacacacacacatacaccatatatacacaaacacacacacatataccacacacacactcaccagCCACTTTATTTCAGTATAGACCAAAATCTCTGAGGAATGTTTTCAGCACTTTGTTGAATCAGAGCTACAAAGAATTAAGGCAGTTCTGTAAGCAAACAAGGGCCCAAACCACTGCTAGCAAGGGGTACCTAATAAAGTGACTGGTgggtatacagtgccttgcaaaagtattcataccccttttgtTTTcaatcacattttgttttgttgcagcattatgttaaactgctttaaattactttttttccacatcagtctacatctcatacaccataatgacaaagcacaaaacaggtttgtaacaactttgcaaatttattagaaataaaaaactgaaaagatcccgttgcataagtattcatacccttttctgggacactcgaaatttagctcaggagcattcatattgcttctagatgttactacacttcgagtggagttaaactgtggcagattcatttgaatgagtatgatttagaaaggcacacacctctaagaaaaggtctaacagctgaaaatgcaaagagaaaaaaccaagtcctgaggtcaagataactgcctgtagagctcagtgaccgacttgcgttaaggcaatgatctagggaagagttcagaaaaaaatctgttgcatggaaggttcacagaagcattatccatagtggaagacgattggaacaactaggactctagaaaatgtctgccagcccccatccaagctgacagagcttgagaggtgaaaaggtgaggcaaagaatggcagataattgccaaatgcagatgtgcaaagcttgtcacatcatacccaaaaagacttgaggctgtaaaggtgcttcaactatgtactgagttaagggtatgaatacttatgcaatgtacttatttcagtgttttatttttaataaattagtaaaatttgcacatctgttttttgctttgtcattattatggtgtatggagtgtaaattgatgtggggaaaaactaatttaaagcagtttaacataatgctgcaacaaaactaaatgtgaaaaaagtgaaggggtatgaataattttgcaaggcactatatatatatgttctCTCTCTCATTGTCATTGTAGGATGCATTGGTTATGGTATGGCAAAGGCAGCAGTACATCAGTTGTGTCAAAGTCTGAGTGGGCCAAATAGTGGTCTTCCTTCAGGATCTGCTGCTGTGGCTATACTTCCGTAAGGATTAACAATATAATAGCTAATTTTCATTCATGCAtgtctttttgtttttaatgacaaCTAATATTTACTACTTTTAGAGTGACTTTGGATACAcccatgaatagaaagtttatgcCAGATGGTGATGTCAGTTCCTGGACACCACTAGAGTACATAAGCGAGTAAGTATGTGTGTTTTGGAACACCTGTAGTATTTGTTTTAGGTGGTTGTGTGGGTTGGTGTATGTGTGAACAAATCCATGATATGTTTTCTGCATTCTAGGCTGTTCTATAAGTGGACAACGGGAGAGAATAGACCTCCTTCAGGTACTCTGATGCAGCTGGTTACTGCAGACGGTAAAACGGAGGCTACACCAGTGTCATGATTAATATGATACATGGTAATCAAAATCCTTCCAACCAAGCCAATAATTCTCTACTGTCTGCATTAGTCATACTTTTCATCCTTTTACATGCAAACATCAGAATACTGTAAGTTGTAGCTATTAAAATGGTATGATTGCATAAAAATGTCAAGGataatgttttgtaaatgtgATGGCAAAAATAGCAATGAAACTTTCATTCTGATtaatattgtttcttttttttctctcagtcaAATATCTCTGTTATAATAGTCACAGTCTGCTTCTCACCATAGGAGGGCGCTGATGATTAATTAAATTACAGGTTCTCCTTTGGGTCCATAGAGTCACAAAAGTGATTATGTTATGAGCAGACTAGAATAGTGAGTCAGCATTGAAAAAGTGATTTTACTAAGTAAAGCAGTTTTTTTCTTCTTAGTCTTTTTTCTAACGATCAGGTATTCATTTAGAGGTACTGGATAAGAGGTATTGCCTTTTTTCTCCTTGAAAACTGTCTTTTTATTGTAACAAATTACTAGAATAAATGGTTCATGAAATGAGAGTTTAATTTCTAGTAATTAAATAAAGTGGAAAAATAATAATGGGTTCCTGAGCTACTAGAAAAGAgatgcactttaaaaaaaaaaaatcaattacacaTTAAACTCATAATGACTTCATTTTGCAGAAATTATGAAATAGAATTTTTAAATGGCAGCAGTAGAAAATAATGGAAAGAACTGTTTTTTGTAACTCTGACATTTTCGACAATTAACACATGCTTTCTTATCTAATAGTTATGACAGTTATAAGACAAAACCATGTCACAAATGTTGTCTAGGGCGAAACTATGACACAAATGAGATGTACAGTGATGCCGTCTTCTTGTTGCCTTGCATAATGTATCATGTCACTTGAGAATGCTATTTCAGGAAAGAATTTATTGTGGTCTTTGAATTTAGGGTATTTCTTTCTTTGTAAATCTATACTAAACATCCAGATGAGAGTTGAGAAGTGATGTTTGCTGCTTGGAAACCCAGGATATGTTCTAATTGGTGTCAGAAATAGGAAATTCTACTATTCACACACTGTCATATTGTTTCAAACCCATATCACTGTATTTTATGCTCTTTTCTATGAATGACAAAAATGACTtccaaaatgacaaaaagcacGAAGTACCATAAAAGGAAAAcatgtataaataaaattaaaataaaagtactAAATGTGAATTGCTCATTACTTCGAGCCATATAATAGCTATGTCAAGTAAAATAAGAATcaaatccctggtgaaaaaaacagctaaaaccagccaaggctggttggctggtcttagctggtttaagctggaagtagctggtattagctggtctcccaggctggttttagctggtggaaagtggccaaaacctctctaaaaccagcctgatgaccagctaaaaccagccaaccagcttaggctggttttagctgttttttttttttttttcaccagggatgtaCGTTATTCAGTGAAAATCTCCTCTGCTTTAACTTATAAATGTTATTCAAGTGATTTGAATATGCATATTCATATTTAGTGTCACAAATCAGAGACACAGTCAACATACCTTTGCATTACAAAATATAAGTAAcacttttattataatttattattgatACTTTTAAACATTATGGCAACATTTAAAAGTTCAATAACATTAGTTGAGTTATTATGTATAAGGTGTCGTGAAGTAACAACTTCATAGCAGAGCTGTCTGTTAGATTCAATTCGAGTACTCGATTTTAAAAATACTCAACTGCAGTTTGCCAGTGTTATGTGGCTGCagcatttctgtcgtaaagaaatggccaacTTTTAGAGATTAAgaggacattttaattaaatgttgtttGGTTAATATTAAACGAGGATTAGATCGCTGTAGTGTAAAAATAATCGTTgggccgttggcgccctctgcagccCTTGTTATAATgcgtacagtgccttgcaaaagtattcataccccttcatttttttcatattttgttttgttgcagcattatgttaaactgctttaaattagtttttccccacatcaatttacactccatacaccataataatgacaaagcaaaaaccagatttgcaaattttacaaatttattaaaaataaaatgctgaaataagtacattgcataagtattcatacccttaactcagtacatagttgaagcacctttacagcctcaagtctttttgggtatgatgtgacaagctttgcatatctgcatttggcaattatctgccattctttgcctcacctttttacctctcaagctcagcttggatgggggctggcagacattttctagagtcctagttgttccaatcgtcttccattatagataatggaggctacatgcttctgtgaaccttcaatgcagcagatttttttctgaactcttccctagatcattgccttaacgcaagtctgtcactgagctctataggcagttatcttgacctcaggacttggtttttgctctttgcattttcagctgttagaccttttcttagaggtgtgtgcctttctaaatcaaatcatactcattcaaatgaatttgccacagtttaactccactcaaagtgtagtaacatctagaagcaatatgaatgctcctgagctcaatttcgagtgtcccagaaaagggtatgaatacttatgaatACAGATTACCTGaataatcgtcagaataatcgatcGATTACTCGAAGATAACCATTAGTGGCAGCTCTACTTTATAGCAAGTATTAATCTAGGTTAATGATAATTTCTGCATGTATTATTCCAATTAACATTTTAAGTTCCATAATTCAAAATGAATAGTATATTTTATCAATTACATCCACATAGTGTGCTTCCTGCTCTGTAGTCGCTTCCATGCAAGTCTATTTGACACTACAAACCTGATTGAGCAAACTTGTATTTATTGTAACAAAACTAAAGAAACTTAAAGATAAACTGTGATTCAACAGTAGGCAGATTTAGTATTTAAAAACAAGGCTACGAATTGGGAACAGCATGAGCTCAAGTGTATGTTaatcaatttttcattttcattcctGTAAATGTAAACAAACTAATGACTATATATTGCATTATGATGCAGTGTAAAAATGTTACAGCATTGCACCAGTGAGCTTTTTCAAGGTTTATTAATATAATGAGATTCCACATGATGCAACAACTAAGAACCCTTTCGCAACATTCATGAGCAGGTTTTGTTTGTTGCTGGATTTTGTGCACCTTCTGTAGGCCTGCACAAAACCTCCCATTCTACCTCATTCAGTCCTTCTAGATTAAGATCTGAAGACGCTGTGCACTGGAGTGAATGTCAGATGATGTTTGCTTGTGGATCTGTTGGATGTGCACATCTGAAAGCAAGCAGACTCTGGCCATAAATGGATGTAAACAATCAGAAACAGTATTCAAATGATGCTCTAGTTGGTATTAAGGGGTCGAATGAGTGCCAAAAAGACATTTACCACAAGCCTGAGCTCAACCCATTGATTAGCCTGTTTTGATCCTGCTATCTGCATATAACAGCAGATCATTCTTCTTGGCTTGAATCACATAATTTTAGTGTGTCATTTGTATCCGTACTCTATTCGTTCGtgcattcattcgttcattcattcattccttcATTTGTTCATTCGTTCATTCCCTTGTTCATTTGTTCGTTcccttgttcattcattcattcattcattctttccttggtttgttcattcattcattcattctttccttggcttgttcattcattcattcattcattccttaGTTTGTTCTTTCGTTCGTTTATTCTGTCAttcgtttgttcattcattcattagtttgcttgtttgttcattctattgttcatttattcattcagtcattcatttattcatttgtgcatttgttaattaattgattcattcgtttgtttgtttatttgttctatTGTTCATTCATTCCTGCGTTCgtcattctttcattcatttgattgtttattcattcattcttttgttCGTTCATTTGTTAATTCATTATTTCTTTCCTTGGTTAGttctttcattcatttattcctCCGTTCAACCTTAGTTCATTCTTTCGTTCTTTTATTGTCAttcgtttgttcattcattcattagtttgcccttttgtttgttcttttgttcatttattcattaattcattcattcatttattcatttgtgcatttgttcattcattcattgtttgtttattCGTTCTTTCGTTCGTTCATTCCTGCATTTGTCCTTCTTTTgattgtttattcattcattcctttgttcGTTAGTTCATTTGTTCTTTCATTcgttcattaattaattaattctttcttttcctttcatTCATTggtaattcattaatttattagtttgctcgtttgtttgttcatttattaatTCCTTCATTCTTTCAATCATTTATTAATTCCATAGgtagtttgtttgtgtgtgtgttctttcATTCCTTcgtttgtttttcatttgttcGTTAATTGGTtaccttttttcttttgttcattcatttattcctTTGTTAGTTTGTTCATTAGATCatttgttcgtttgtttgttcattcattccttagtttgttcattcttttgtttgttcattcattcattcattcattcatttgtttgttcattcctttgttcattcatttgttcgttttttcatttgttcattcctttgttcattcatttctgtttgttcattcatttgttcttCCATTTGTTCATTCATCTGTTCCTTCATTCCTTCATTTATTTgctctttcattcattcattagtttgtttatttgtttattcatttgttcattcctGCATtcatcattctttcattcttttgATTGTTTATTCATCCATTCCTTTGTTCGTTCGTTCATTTGTTCTTTCgttaattcattcattcttttgttCCTTGCTTAGTTCTTTAATTCATTCATTCCTCCATT contains:
- the LOC141317155 gene encoding dihydropteridine reductase-like — encoded protein: NIFNYVITLLHCASALYKNADLMWKQSVWTSTICSHLATKHLREGGLLTLAGAKAALGPTAGCIGYGMAKAAVHQLCQSLSGPNSGLPSGSAAVAILPVTLDTPMNRKFMPDGDVSSWTPLEYISELFYKWTTGENRPPSGTLMQLVTADGKTEATPVS